A part of Planctomycetota bacterium genomic DNA contains:
- a CDS encoding Dam family site-specific DNA-(adenine-N6)-methyltransferase has product MTRPANNNGCQALDRTLLEARAASPYSAVPRPFLRWAGSKRWLARQIIPFLPAKFRRYHEPFLGSGALFFLLTPARASLSDKCAELIDVYRTIRDDVASVIRHLRPLKPDRELFYEMRDRPSAGRLKRAAEFIYLNKTCWNGLYRVNAEGRFNVPYGMPKTDFIADFDNLRECARVLQRPHVTLWARDFERALEEVEPGDLVYLDPPYVTRHNDNGFIDYNETLFSWEDQKRLAKRARQLAAAGAYVIVTNAHHREVLELYRGFKSRALSRSSTLASDPKCRVRVKEAVLYSPNCNGKG; this is encoded by the coding sequence ATGACTCGTCCGGCGAACAACAACGGCTGTCAGGCGCTTGACCGGACGCTCTTGGAGGCAAGGGCGGCGTCCCCCTACAGCGCAGTTCCCCGGCCTTTCCTTCGCTGGGCAGGGTCCAAGCGCTGGCTTGCGCGCCAGATCATCCCCTTCCTTCCGGCCAAGTTCAGGCGATACCACGAGCCGTTCCTCGGATCGGGCGCGCTTTTCTTCCTGCTGACTCCCGCTCGCGCGTCGCTCAGCGACAAGTGTGCGGAGTTGATCGACGTTTACCGAACGATTCGGGACGACGTTGCCTCCGTCATCCGCCATCTCAGGCCGCTGAAACCTGATCGCGAACTCTTTTATGAGATGCGCGATCGGCCCAGTGCGGGAAGACTGAAGCGTGCGGCCGAATTCATCTATCTCAACAAGACGTGCTGGAACGGGCTGTACCGGGTCAACGCGGAGGGACGGTTCAACGTCCCCTACGGCATGCCCAAGACGGATTTCATCGCCGATTTTGACAATTTGCGCGAATGCGCCCGCGTTCTCCAAAGACCTCATGTGACGCTTTGGGCGCGCGACTTCGAGAGGGCGCTCGAAGAGGTGGAGCCCGGCGACCTCGTCTACCTCGATCCTCCCTACGTCACGCGGCACAACGACAACGGATTCATCGATTACAATGAGACGCTCTTCTCCTGGGAGGACCAGAAACGCCTGGCCAAGCGTGCGCGGCAACTCGCGGCCGCCGGCGCATATGTCATCGTGACCAACGCTCATCACCGCGAAGTGCTGGAACTGTATCGCGGTTTCAAGAGCCGCGCGCTCTCTCGCTCTTCCACGCTGGCTTCCGATCCCAAGTGCCGCGTTCGGGTGAAGGAAGCAGTGCTCTATTCTCCGAATTGCAATGGGAAGGGGTAG
- a CDS encoding ParB/RepB/Spo0J family partition protein: MAETLTLVDPKQIDKNPENPRLIFHEDELLALQESIQHQGILVPLTVYKDGVRFVLLDGERRWRCALKLGLKKVPTIIQPKPDKIQNIMMMFAVHNARRDWDPLPTAYKLKELEDLLTTRQGKRPTEREIAEAASISPGEVRRLKKLLGLPQKYRDELMEELKKPRSKQLITVDHVLEVTRAAFALRKRAVVTEAEEDDLRSALLGKFRAGVVQNTVAPRKLARVARAVERGEIAVDDAREVVKKLMREPSFSIDAAFEQSVAQVDFQHGLSQLVSRLQDQLEEHKRRGYRLSPPLRESLEALAQLIRKLLG; this comes from the coding sequence ATGGCTGAAACACTCACCTTGGTAGACCCCAAGCAGATCGACAAGAATCCAGAGAATCCTCGGCTGATTTTCCACGAGGACGAACTGCTTGCGCTCCAGGAGAGCATTCAGCACCAAGGCATCCTAGTTCCGCTGACGGTCTACAAGGACGGAGTGCGATTCGTCCTGCTCGATGGTGAGCGACGCTGGCGTTGCGCCCTGAAATTGGGACTCAAGAAAGTCCCCACCATTATCCAACCCAAGCCAGACAAGATTCAGAACATCATGATGATGTTCGCCGTGCATAATGCACGACGCGATTGGGACCCGCTGCCGACCGCCTATAAGCTCAAGGAACTGGAAGACCTGCTTACCACTCGCCAGGGCAAGCGGCCGACAGAGAGAGAAATTGCAGAGGCAGCCTCAATTTCGCCCGGTGAAGTGCGTCGTCTCAAAAAACTCCTTGGTCTCCCGCAGAAGTATCGGGATGAGCTGATGGAGGAATTGAAAAAGCCTCGCTCGAAACAGCTAATCACTGTCGACCATGTGCTTGAAGTAACAAGGGCGGCTTTTGCATTGCGCAAGCGCGCCGTGGTGACAGAGGCCGAAGAAGATGACCTTCGGTCTGCCCTGCTAGGTAAGTTCCGTGCCGGGGTAGTGCAGAACACCGTGGCACCCCGAAAACTGGCGCGTGTCGCTAGGGCAGTGGAACGCGGAGAGATTGCCGTAGATGACGCTCGTGAAGTGGTAAAGAAACTGATGCGGGAGCCGTCCTTTAGCATCGACGCGGCATTCGAGCAGTCTGTTGCTCAGGTCGATTTTCAGCATGGTCTGTCCCAATTGGTCAGCCGACTCCAAGATCAATTAGAGGAGCACAAACGGCGCGGCTATAGGCTTTCGCCGCCGTTGAGAGAATCCCTCGAAGCCCTCGCGCAACTCATTCGCAAGCTTCTGGGATGA